A stretch of Apostichopus japonicus isolate 1M-3 chromosome 9, ASM3797524v1, whole genome shotgun sequence DNA encodes these proteins:
- the LOC139973551 gene encoding uncharacterized protein isoform X1 yields the protein MATFNTLLVSVLLLFASVISCEGGGDTCFCPDGTTPDENICPIIVEKPMPCLDASVYCKGQNGSLIKLQEDFNIGGIISDLSKSNATEFWIGLDDQEMEGQFRWLQDDRELDSSQSKFRSMNSEDLDCVAMDVNGNFKFLPCGSTQTFICDLPICTDREQLLNCSCYGSDHEVIYISSTQRCFLKSSLTFQLNFNAADGYCNGIGAGAMVTSGRLPILDPWFEIKTNLLRESGNLFAEGGYLWVGITDDPVEGQLRWVSDESPLEQSDGYFDFNAANTEMRDCVSVNRHTEMWEFNHPLTALPFICDVKPRCDDPPNNATIWTLIGIIGMLAVCLLIAGSCAVYLRMERKRQQRDHVVQGSDNKVHNDPEYDEASSGHAHFQPRLPPDGAINELDEFRDRIYSEPTNPTGKLKTTDDLAELSRNEIASFYGETTYTANNLANMSRTETGSNPKEVINSDNTRTTNRGKLTKVNKVLVNNEGAIAYENEKVLKTKIGYD from the exons gTGGAGGAGACACGTGTTTTTGTCCAGATGGAACCACACCCGACGAGAATATATGTCCTATTATCGTCGAAAAGCCTATGCCATGTTTGGATGCATCTGTATATTGTAAGGGCCAAAACGGTTCCTTAATAAAGTTACAAGAAGATTTCAATATAGGG GGCATAATATCAGACCTTTCTAAATCAAACGCAACCGAATTTTGGATAGGTCTTGACGATCAGGAAATGGAGGGTCAGTTCAGATGGTTGCAGGATGACAGAGAACTTGATTCAAGTCAAAG TAAATTCCGTTCAATGAACAGTGAGGATCTTGATTGTGTAGCAATGGACGTGAACGGCAACTTTAAATTTCTGCCTTGTGGGTCGACGCAAACGTTCATTTGTGATTTACCAATCTGTACCGACA GGGAACAACTTCTAAATTGCAGTTGTTACGGCTCCGACCATGAGGTTATATACATCAGTAGTACACAGAGATGTTTCTTGAAATCCTCCCTGACCTTTCAACTCAATTTTAATGCAGCGGACGGATATTGTAATGGTATCGGTGCTGGAGCAATGGTGACCTCTGGAAGATTACCAATTCTTGATCCCTGGTTCGAGATCAAG ACAAATTTGCTTAGAGAGTCTGGTAATCTATTTGCTGAAGGTGGATATCTGTGGGTAGGAATCACCGACGATCCTGTGGAAGGTCAATTACGGTGGGTGTCAGATGAGAGCCCACTTGAGCAATCAGATGG TTACTTCGACTTTAACGCTGCTAACACCGAAATGCGTGACTGTGTTTCGGTTAACCGACACACCGAAATGTGGGAGTTTAACCATCCATTGACAGCTCTTCCATTTATCTGCGACGTAAAACCAAGATGTGATG ATCCACCAAATAACGCCACTATTTGGACATTGATAGGCATTATTGGAATGCTAGCAGTCTGTCTCCTGATTGCTGGATCATGCGCGGTTTACCTAAG GATGGAAAGGAAACGTCAACAAAGAGACCACGTGGTACAAGGGTCTGATAATAAGGTTCATAACGATCCGGAATACGATGAAGCCTCATCTGGGCATGCGCATTTCCAACCACGACTTCCACCTGACGGTGCAATAAACGAACTAGACGAATTCCGCGACAGAATTTACAGCGAACCCACGAACCCAACGGGCAAACTAAAGACTACAGATGATTTGGCCGAGCTATCCCGAAACGAAATTGCTTCATTTTATGGTGAGACGACATATACTGCTAACAATTTGGCAAATATGTCCAGAACTGAAACAGGTTCTAATCCTAAAGAGGTGATAAATAGCGATAATACTAGAACAACAAATCGGGGAAAGCTAACGAAAGTTAATAAAGTTCTAGTTAATAATGAAGGCGCAATAGCATATGAAAACGAAAAAGTTCTCAAAACTAAAATTGGATACGATTAA
- the LOC139973541 gene encoding uncharacterized protein, with protein MSTDEALTMKTLLIRRRNKKGTLTRAINSISTLIREDAGIDSVKELLEKANKNLEAIEEAHQAVIEKLLEEDKFILEEEWMADVVSKFIAVKIEVERYVDLSRKGPERISEAPEGDEEKRLTDNDDNGIFTKNSNVSHCVSSKEVNDITDGNNSNVDMKNGEGLLHLSSNRYSSSCDSNYVFRFNELKLALELPKAEVFEFNGDPTDYWYFITNFEVNVASKLSGDAARLQYLLQLCKGKARFCIESCELLGDEGYESAKAILKRQFGQPHLILNSLMSKLVSRKSIKANDGESLWKLISEMQRCYVTLTQMGYVNDLNSTSNLLKIHSLLPVYLQTGWANVAQKIHESREPEFNDLLSYLTGQAEISSNMFGRNIGKSSSVVSDEKPRVKSNFMKGRSLKCFACDDDHRIFDCESFCNMSYNQRLDIVRTKRLCFRCLFPGHSVAKCRRDTVCPFCQSNKHNDLLHPPPNQENISVMSNTAVCGSNVFLRILPVTVTGNNGNRVHTLAILDSGSDTTLCSESLRKKLGVKGKPTSYTSSTVNGVEPKIGSTFDITVKGENESNDLPITALSVPKLPKSDDSVPSARDLNRWQHLKLIP; from the exons ATGTCAACAGACGAGGCCCTTACGATGAAGACGCTGTTAATACGGCGCAGGAATAAGAAGGGAACCTTGACTAGAGCAATTAATTCTATTTCTACTCTCATTAGAGAGGACGCAGGAATAGACTCTGTGAAGGAACTCTTAGAGAAAGCGAATAAAAATTTAGAAGCAATAGAAGAGGCCCATCAAGCTGTGATTGAAAAGCTTTTGGAAGAAgataagtttattttggaagaagaatgGATGGCGGACGTAGTCAGCAAGTTCATCGCCGTAAAGATCGAAGTCGAGAGGTATGTAGACCTAAGCAGAAAAGGGCCCGAGAGGATCTCAGAAGCTCCCGAAGGCGACGAGGAAAAGAGGTTAACCGACAATGATGATAACGGTATTTTTACTAAGAATAGTAACGTTAGTCATTGTGTTAGCTCTAAGGAAGTTAATGATATTACCGATGGTAATAATAGTAACGTAGACATGAAGAATGGTGAAGGTCTTCTACATTTAAGTTCAAATAGGTATAGTTCTAGTTGTGATTCCAACTATGTATTCCGGTTTAACGAACTCAAATTGGCATTAGAGTTACCGaaggctgaggtatttgagttTAATGGAGACCCCACAGATTATTGGTACTTCATAACCAATTTCGAAGTTAACGTGGCAAGTAAATTGAGCGGTGATGCCGCGCGTTTGCAGTATTTGCTGCAGCTATGTAAAGGTAAAGCGCGTTTCTGCATCGAAAGTTGCGAGCTTCTAGGCGACGAAGGTTACGAAAGCGCGAAGGCAATTTTGAAACGTCAATTTGGTCAACCGCATCTGATTCTGAATTCTTTGATGAGTAAATTGGTTAGTCGCAAATCGATTAAGGCTAATGACGGAGAAAGCTTGTGGAAGCTCATATCCGAAATGCAGAGGTGTTACGTTACCTTAACTCAGATGGGGTATGTAAATGACCTAAATTCAACAAGTAACCTTCTTAAGATTCACAGTTTGTTACCTGTTTATCTTCAAACTGGGTGGGCAAATGTCGCCCAAAAGATACATGAGAGTAGAGAACCAGAATTTAATGACCTTCTATCGTATCTGACAGGTCAAGCTGAAATTTCGTCTAACATGTTTGGTAGGAATATAG GCAAGTCGAGTAGCGTAGTGAGTGACGAGAAACCTCGCGTGAAATCTAATTTTATGAAAGGTAGATCTCTTAAGTGTTTTGCCTGTGATGATGATCATAGGATTTTTGACTGTGAGTCGTTCTGCAACATGAGTTACAACCAGAGGCTAGACATTGTTAGGACAAAGAGGTTGTGTTTTAGGTGTCTATTTCCTGGTCATTCGGTGGCTAAATGTAGAAGGGATACCGTTTGCCCGTTTTGTCAGTCTAACAAACACAATGATCTACTTCATCCTCCACCCAATCAAGAGAATATCTCTGTTATGTCAAACACCGCTGTTTGTGGTAGTAACGTTTTCTTGAGAATTCTGCCGGTTACAGTGACCGGTAACAATGGTAATCGGGTGCATACCCTGGCTATTTTGGACAGTGGGTCAGACACTACTCTGTGTTCAGAATCCCTTAGGAAGAAGTTAGGTGTTAAGGGAAAACCGACGTCTTACACGTCTTCGACGGTTAACGGAGTCGAACCTAAGATCGGTTCAACATTTGATATTACCGTTAAAGGGGAGAATGAAAGTAATGATTTGCCAATAACTGCTCTTTCTGTTCCAAAACTACCCAAGAGTGATGATAGTGTCCCCTCTGCTCGAGACCTCAACCGGTGGCAACATTTGAAACTTATTCCCTGA
- the LOC139973551 gene encoding uncharacterized protein isoform X2 has protein sequence MEGQFRWLQDDRELDSSQSKFRSMNSEDLDCVAMDVNGNFKFLPCGSTQTFICDLPICTDREQLLNCSCYGSDHEVIYISSTQRCFLKSSLTFQLNFNAADGYCNGIGAGAMVTSGRLPILDPWFEIKTNLLRESGNLFAEGGYLWVGITDDPVEGQLRWVSDESPLEQSDGYFDFNAANTEMRDCVSVNRHTEMWEFNHPLTALPFICDVKPRCDDPPNNATIWTLIGIIGMLAVCLLIAGSCAVYLRMERKRQQRDHVVQGSDNKVHNDPEYDEASSGHAHFQPRLPPDGAINELDEFRDRIYSEPTNPTGKLKTTDDLAELSRNEIASFYGETTYTANNLANMSRTETGSNPKEVINSDNTRTTNRGKLTKVNKVLVNNEGAIAYENEKVLKTKIGYD, from the exons ATGGAGGGTCAGTTCAGATGGTTGCAGGATGACAGAGAACTTGATTCAAGTCAAAG TAAATTCCGTTCAATGAACAGTGAGGATCTTGATTGTGTAGCAATGGACGTGAACGGCAACTTTAAATTTCTGCCTTGTGGGTCGACGCAAACGTTCATTTGTGATTTACCAATCTGTACCGACA GGGAACAACTTCTAAATTGCAGTTGTTACGGCTCCGACCATGAGGTTATATACATCAGTAGTACACAGAGATGTTTCTTGAAATCCTCCCTGACCTTTCAACTCAATTTTAATGCAGCGGACGGATATTGTAATGGTATCGGTGCTGGAGCAATGGTGACCTCTGGAAGATTACCAATTCTTGATCCCTGGTTCGAGATCAAG ACAAATTTGCTTAGAGAGTCTGGTAATCTATTTGCTGAAGGTGGATATCTGTGGGTAGGAATCACCGACGATCCTGTGGAAGGTCAATTACGGTGGGTGTCAGATGAGAGCCCACTTGAGCAATCAGATGG TTACTTCGACTTTAACGCTGCTAACACCGAAATGCGTGACTGTGTTTCGGTTAACCGACACACCGAAATGTGGGAGTTTAACCATCCATTGACAGCTCTTCCATTTATCTGCGACGTAAAACCAAGATGTGATG ATCCACCAAATAACGCCACTATTTGGACATTGATAGGCATTATTGGAATGCTAGCAGTCTGTCTCCTGATTGCTGGATCATGCGCGGTTTACCTAAG GATGGAAAGGAAACGTCAACAAAGAGACCACGTGGTACAAGGGTCTGATAATAAGGTTCATAACGATCCGGAATACGATGAAGCCTCATCTGGGCATGCGCATTTCCAACCACGACTTCCACCTGACGGTGCAATAAACGAACTAGACGAATTCCGCGACAGAATTTACAGCGAACCCACGAACCCAACGGGCAAACTAAAGACTACAGATGATTTGGCCGAGCTATCCCGAAACGAAATTGCTTCATTTTATGGTGAGACGACATATACTGCTAACAATTTGGCAAATATGTCCAGAACTGAAACAGGTTCTAATCCTAAAGAGGTGATAAATAGCGATAATACTAGAACAACAAATCGGGGAAAGCTAACGAAAGTTAATAAAGTTCTAGTTAATAATGAAGGCGCAATAGCATATGAAAACGAAAAAGTTCTCAAAACTAAAATTGGATACGATTAA